From Triticum urartu cultivar G1812 chromosome 2, Tu2.1, whole genome shotgun sequence, a single genomic window includes:
- the LOC125540626 gene encoding 4-hydroxyphenylacetaldehyde oxime monooxygenase-like, with translation MGASQLLELLPQQWQLVLVILPLVSLLLLHRSRNSSSGTRLPPGPWKLPIVGNLHQIGPLPHRSLLTLARRHGPVMMMRLGTVPTVVLSSPEAAREALKTHDADCCGRSPSAGPRLLSYGYKDVIFSPYGDYVREMRKLFILELLSRRRVQAACYARDAQAEKLVKNLTSIGPKPVPVADHISATVDGIFGSFAFGGNHAAEQFKGQLVPMMNEGVDMLSSFSAEDFFANAAGSLFDHVTGIKARRQRIFKKLDGFFEQVIEHYANEDPTRKKLDDNCRSALVEELIDLWKKRNKITKDHVKAILMDTFVAGNDTSAITINWAMAELIRHPRVLKKVQEEIRTAVGRKERVQSEDMSKLTYLRMVVKETLRLRIPAALLVPRETLRKIQIAGYDIPAKTRVIVNVWAIARDPNVWKDPEEFYPERFEDTDIDFNGAHFELLPFGSGRRICPGMDMGVANVEFILANILYCFNWELPPGMNIEDLSMEEEGALTIRKKTPLMLVLTRYTAYQ, from the exons ATGGGGGCTTCTCAACTTCTAGAACTCCTACCCCAACAATGGCAGCTTGTGCTAGTCATTCTCCCactcgtctccctcctcctcctgcaCAGGAGCCGGAACAGTTCCAGCGGCACTAGGCTGCCACCAGGGCCCTGGAAGCTGCCCATCGTCGGCAACCTGCATCAGATCGGCCCGCTGCCCCACCGGAGCCTGCTGACGCTCGCAAGGCGGCACGGGCCGGTGATGATGATGCGGCTGGGCACGGTTCCGACGGTGGTGCTGTCCTCACCGGAGGCCGCACGCGAGGCTCTCAAGACTCACGACGCAGACTGCTGCGGCCGGTCCCCCTCGGCCGGGCCGCGGCTGCTGTCCTACGGCTACAAGGACGTCATCTTCTCCCCCTATGGCGACTACGTCCGCGAGATGCGCAAGCTCTTCATCCTCGAGCTGCTCAGCCGCCGCCGCGTGCAGGCTGCTTGCTATGCTCGCGATGCCCAG GCGGAAAAGCTGGTGAAGAACCTCACCAGTATTGGGCCAAAACCGGTGCCGGTTGCGGACCACATCTCCGCCACGGTGGACGGGATTTTTGGCTCATTTGCTTTTGGGGGAAACCACGCGGCAGAGCAGTTCAAGGGACAGTTGGTCCCCATGATGAACGAGGGCGTGGACATGCTGAGTAGCTTCTCTGCCGAGGACTTCTTCGCCAACGCCGCTGGCAGCCTCTTTGACCATGTTACGGGCATCAAGGCCCGCCGACAGAGGATCTTTAAGAAGCTCGATGGATTCTTTGAACAGGTCATCGAGCATTACGCGAATGAAGACCCCACCAGGAAAAAACTTGACGACAATTGCAGATCAGCACTCGTGGAAGAGCTTATCGACCTCTGGAAGAAGCGCAATAAGATCACTAAGGACCATGTCAAGGCTATCCTCATG GACACTTTCGTCGCTGGCAATGATACTAGTGCAATAACAATAAACTGGGCAATGGCGGAGCTAATTCGGCACCCAAGGGTGCTCAAGAAGGTACAAGAAGAAATCAGAACTGCGGTAGGGAGGAAAGAGAGAGTGCAAAGCGAAGACATGTCCAAGCTAACCTACTTAAGAATGGTTGTCAAGGAGACCCTACGGCTACGTATCCCGGCGGCTTTGCTGGTTCCAAGGGAGACCTTACGGAAGATTCAGATTGCAGGATACGACATCCCAGCCAAGACAAGGGTTATTGTAAATGTATGGGCTATTGCCAGGGATCCCAATGTCTGGAAGGATCCGGAGGAGTTTTACCCTGAACGTTTTGAGGACACGGATATAGACTTCAATGGGGCACATTTCGAGCTATTGCCCTTTGGCTCGGGACGGCGCATCTGCCCAGGAATGGACATGGGTGTGGCCAACGTGGAATTCATCCTGGCCAACATATTGTACTGCTTCAACTGGGAGCTTCCACCTGGAATGAATATTGAGGATCTAAGCATGGAGGAGGAAGGGGCTCTGACCATTCGAAAGAAGACTCCACTCATGTTGGTGCTGACAAGGTACACTGCATATCAGTGA